Part of the Gammaproteobacteria bacterium genome is shown below.
GGCACCGGCACCGGCACCGGCAGCAAGGCCGAAGCCAACACCAACACCAACATAAGCGCCACCGCCACCGCCACCACCGAGGCCCCCACCCCCCCCACACCCACCGACCTCGCCGCGGTGCTCCACTGGGCCGGCGCTTGGCCGGGGGTGGTGCGCGCCAGCCCCGGTGTGCTGCGAGACCTTCCGGCGCTGCGCCGGCGGTCCGGGTCGCTCGCCGCCGCCCTCGAGCTCGCCGCCCCGAGCGAGGCCGCCTGGCGCGGGGCGGAGGGGTCTCTCACCGCAGCCGTGGCGAGCGGGGGAGACGAGGCCCTGCGCACCCAGCGCCACCAGGCGGCGGAGGTGGCCCTCGCGGAGGCGGACGCCGCGCTCAAGGCCGCCCACGCGCTGGCGGCGCTGCTCCGGGACGCCCGGTCGGTGCTCGCGGCCCGCGCTGCCCCGGAGCGGTGTCCCGTCTGCGAGAGCGTGGTCCCTGACCTCCCGGCGCGCATCGACGCCGCGCTCGCGAGCCAGGGGTCGCAGACCCTCGAGGCGCTCACCGCGGTCCGGGACCAGCGGCGCGCCGCGCGGGACGAGGCCGAGCGGGCCCTCCAGGAACTGCGGGGCCTCGCCAGGCGGCGGAACCTGGCGTGGTCGGCGTGGGAGCGCCAGCGCAAGGACCTCGTGCAGCACCTGCCGGCGCCGGTGCCGGCCGACGTGCTCGCGGCCGCCAACGCGGAGCGCGCCCGGCTCGCCGCCGAGGTGCGCCGCCTGGAGCAACTGGACTCGGCGCGGGACGCGAGCCTCTCGGACCACGACGCCGACCGGCTTCTGCTGAAGGACCTGCGGGACTGGGCGCTGGCCTCCCAGGCGGCCCATACTCCGGTAGAGCTCGGCGCGCTCCCCGCCTGGGCCGAGCTCGAGAAGGCAGTGGACGAGGCCGCCGCATACGCCTCCGACGTGGAGTGCCTCGAAGAGGCGGCGCGCGAGGCCCAGACGGAGCGCTCGGCGGCCCGCGTGCAGGAAGTGAACCGGACGCTCGGCGAGTACTTCGCCGCGATCACGGGCAGCGGCGGCGCCCGGGGCGTGCAGGTGCACGCGCACAGGACGCCGAAGGGCCTCGATTACCAGCTGTGGGACGGGACCGGCGAGTCCGCCGTCCCGGTGATGAATCAGGCCGCCATCAACGCACTCTCCCTCGCTGCGTTGTTCGCGCAGGCCGAAGACGCCGCCGCCCGGGAGGGGCTCGCCTGGGTGGTCCTCGACGACCCGGTGCAGAGCCTCGACGAGGCCCATCAGCAGGGCCTGGCCGAGGCCCTGCGCCGGCTCTCGGAGCGCTGCCACATCCTGATCGCCGCGGTCCCCTCACCCCTGGTCGAGCGCCTGCGCACCCACGTCCCGGCCGAGCGCCGCTTCCTGTTTCTCGGTCCCTGGCAGGAGGAGGTCGGGAGCACGATCGCGCGCGAGGAGGTCCTGTGACGGGGGGTGCTGCGAGGGGGTGCTGCGAGGGGGTGCTGTGAGGACGGTCCTGTGAGGGAGGTCCTGTGAGGATCGAGGTGCACCGTCGTCTCCGGGACCTCGCCGAGCGCAGCGGCCAGGAGTACGGGAAGCTCGTGCAGAAGCTCCTCGCCATCG
Proteins encoded:
- a CDS encoding AAA family ATPase, with the translated sequence MIRPLWVEVQEFRGWRARRRLPLDRRLTVIVGENRCGKSSTLNAIEWCLFGAGVEKAASGLGERADWEVRPRGAGESPTEVTLALATPEGEVWVRRRRSGKARAAKGDDLTVRRVDATTSPGTDAATPAARGAPGAVVADATPLTGQAAERWLAGHGLGDWETYRRAHCFHQEAARQRVLEKPDRSAILAGLLGLGEDRELRDTLAGLKAGALVREVDAVLAGLGEEVQKALWRPQQQVIALEQRLLAQRGLERWQLGPALEAEVAQRLLDRARRLAAALGVSVTLPDTNTNTNTNTNTNANTGTGTGTGSKAEANTNTNISATATATTEAPTPPTPTDLAAVLHWAGAWPGVVRASPGVLRDLPALRRRSGSLAAALELAAPSEAAWRGAEGSLTAAVASGGDEALRTQRHQAAEVALAEADAALKAAHALAALLRDARSVLAARAAPERCPVCESVVPDLPARIDAALASQGSQTLEALTAVRDQRRAARDEAERALQELRGLARRRNLAWSAWERQRKDLVQHLPAPVPADVLAAANAERARLAAEVRRLEQLDSARDASLSDHDADRLLLKDLRDWALASQAAHTPVELGALPAWAELEKAVDEAAAYASDVECLEEAAREAQTERSAARVQEVNRTLGEYFAAITGSGGARGVQVHAHRTPKGLDYQLWDGTGESAVPVMNQAAINALSLAALFAQAEDAAAREGLAWVVLDDPVQSLDEAHQQGLAEALRRLSERCHILIAAVPSPLVERLRTHVPAERRFLFLGPWQEEVGSTIAREEVL